The DNA sequence AAATAATTGACTAAGAACTATCTTCATTAGAGTTTTATCCTCTTATTTCTAAGTATGGATGGTTTAATTTTCGTTTTGAATATAGAAACATTTTCAACTTGCATTGAGAGTTGGGACCAGCTATTACTTGATGATGGATACCAGAGAATTAATATCTTTTTATCAAACTATTTTagattaacattagttaaaaaaagaagaagaaaaaaaaatcagattatATCGGAGATATTCCTAATAGTTTGGTAATTGTTCTAACATAATTACTAAAAGAATGAACACTCAAaacaccttacctcctaataacTCAGAACCCATGCATAATAATGATAGTTGTTATAGTCTTCTAGATACTTGGAAGGTGCAAGTGAAGAAGTTTTGGACCAAGAAACTCTCGCACACATATATAGGCTTTGAAAACAGAATTCACTTGCAACATATCTTACAACTATATAACAAGTACTTACTTTAAATACCGTTAAGATTTGTAGACATCCATACAGTAAACGAAAAGTACGACACCAAATCAAATAAAACATCAAAAAAGACAAGAGCACAAGACATAAACTTATTACACATTTACATTACAACAAAAAGCTGAAACAGAGTTGTTCTTGCACGCCGGCGGTTTCCACGGCTCCTCCTTTTGGTCCTTTTACCTCCAAAGAGGACCACTAGCCATTCAGGCTTTCCAATTGAGAAAACACAATATCCCAATCCTATTCCAACCACCATTCCACATGCATATCCTATTGCCACTGGTTTCCAACCAAATCCAAATTTGTCTTCAGCCTCAGAAGATGGATATTGTTGCAAGGGGACATTGTTGTTGCATTGAACTGACAACGGCAATCCACATAGCCCCATGTTTCCCTCATAGGAATCGTTTGAAAATGTATCAAACTGTTTTCCTCTGGGTATTGGTCCCACCAACTGGTTTTGGGAAAGATTCAAGACTTCAAGAAAGTTCAGATTTGCCAATTCAGTAGGAATATCCCCAGTAAGCATATTTGAAGAGAGATCCAATGATTCCAGTTTTGTCAAATTTCCCAAAGAGCAGGGAATAGGACCAATGAGGCTGTTATGTGAAAGGTTGAGTCCTATGAGGGCCCCAAGTTCTCCAAAATCATCTGGAATCTCTCCTTCAAATTTGTTTTCTGACAAATCGATAATTGCAAAGCCATCTGGAATTTTCTTAAAAGTAAGACTGATACTTTTAATTGTTGCAATCATAGAATTGTCATATTCTTCTGTTGTGTCGCCACTAATAGCCCAATATGTTTGAATATAAGACATATGGCTTCGCACATCATCATCAACAATCTTCATGGCTCGAAAATTTTGTATGTATGCTTTTGGTAATGAGCcactaaagttattgcatgatatGTCAAAAATAATCAAACTTGGAAATATGTTTTCAGATTTCAAATTTGCAATGTGACCGTACAACTTATTGCCTCGTAAGACCAGTATTTCCAACTTTGATAGATTCTGAAGCCAATTGGGAAATGTATCCTCAAATTGATTATTACCGAAATTCAAATCCACAAGTCTTGAGCATTTGGACAATGATTTCGGTAATAGACCTTCGAACTGGTTGCCATTGAGATTTAGTGTAGTAAGATACTGAAAGGTATCTGGCAAAGTCCCATGAAGTTTGTTCATTTGTAGATCCAAATCCCAAAGGGATGAGCTATTGGCAAGGCACTGTGGAAATGTTCCTGTGAATTTGTTGTGGGACAAGTTGATAACTTGCAGAAAGGTTGCATtacaaaagaaggaagaaatgtCATCAGCCATCGAGTTGAAACTAAGATCAAGGAAGACAAGTTGATACCATGGGAAATGGACCATCGATGTAAAATTGTTGTGTGagagattcaaataaaataatgaatCCATACCATGTATCCATTTGGGCACTTTTTCTTGAAGACTATTGTTGTACAATTCAAGAGAATATAACTTTGGAAATTTTCCTGAGAATTTTGACCAACCAGTAATATTGCTAGAAAGCAACTGCAGTACCCTCAAACTGGAGAAAGTGTAATTAACACTAGTTTCAGATTTTAGCCATAATGAGCTACAACCTGAAAGGCAAAGATACTCCAAGTTTTGAAGCTTAGAAAACATTGAGAAGTGGACAATACCGCTCCAGTTGTCTGAAGACAAGCACAAATGAGTAAGGTTGACAAGATGGAAAATCGATTCTGGAAAGTTTCCTTGGAGCTCATTGTTGCACAAGTCTAAATACTCCAAAGAATAAGATGTGATTTCACTTATGTGCCCTCTGAATCTGTTATATGATAGATCTAAGTATCTCAAAGACTTGAGGGATAAGGCCCACTGCGGAATTGTCCCATTTAATAAGTTGCCTTGTAAGGATAATTTAGTGAGATTTAAAAAGGCTACTTTGTTAGGTagtggtccctcaatttcattaTTAGAACAATCCAAAGAAGAGAGTTGAGTTAAGGCAAATAATGAGGATGGCAACTTCCTTTGGAAATTATTATTAGAAAGGCCAAGGGATTGCAAGTTGGTTAGCCTATCAAACGCATTTGGAATTTGACCACTAAGCTTATTTTGTGCAAGATCCAAGTAAACAAGATGATGAAGGTTTGAAAGAAATGATGGGAACGAACCAGTGAATGCATTGAATGAAAGGTCCAAGTGAGTGAGATGCTGAAGGTTTGAGAGCAATGATGGGATTGAACCATTGAATCCATTTTCAGACAAGTACAAAAAAGTTAGCTGTGTGAGGTTAGAAAAGGAATCAGGGATTTGTGATCCTGGGAATTGACATGAAAGATccaaaaaactaagagaagtacTGCAATTCAACTTTGGAACATGGACTTGAATGTTTCCATTTCCAGATAACTTGAGCGCATAAAGGTTGGGTAAACAGAGAATGTGACTTGTCAAGTGTCCCCTTATTCCTGTATAACGAAGACTAAGAGTAAccatagagaaagaaaaagaccaATTGGACAAAGGGTTTGGTGTTAAGTTAATGGAAGACATGTCTGTATGATCCAATATAATCTCACGCAAAGCAGTTGCATTTTGCAACATTCTCTTCCAAGTTGTTTCTTTCCACATCAAATTATAATTCCAAGAGAGATCAAGTGACTGTAATTTGGAAAGGTGTGAGATTTGAGAAGGAATATCACCTTCAAAGTGACAATAAGATAAATTCAAGTATGTGAGACTCACAAACCTACCAAACTGAGATGACAATGGAGAATCATTGAAAGAATTGAAAGCAAGGTTGAGTGTTTGGAGATGAGTAAGATGAAAAAGAGTACTGTTGGAATTGATATTACCTACAAGTGCACTGCAACTGAGATCAAGGCCAATCACGTGACCAGACACAGAGTGACA is a window from the Arachis hypogaea cultivar Tifrunner chromosome 17, arahy.Tifrunner.gnm2.J5K5, whole genome shotgun sequence genome containing:
- the LOC112765568 gene encoding receptor-like protein 6 — translated: MGYLMLLVVRVVLCVHMFMMFHFACFSSSHLCHSQDSSALLHFKTHFIFNTSFFEHEYEYECPHVYPKMSTWENGTDCCSWMGVTCHSVSGHVIGLDLSCSALVGNINSNSTLFHLTHLQTLNLAFNSFNDSPLSSQFGRFVSLTYLNLSYCHFEGDIPSQISHLSKLQSLDLSWNYNLMWKETTWKRMLQNATALREIILDHTDMSSINLTPNPLSNWSFSFSMVTLSLRYTGIRGHLTSHILCLPNLYALKLSGNGNIQVHVPKLNCSTSLSFLDLSCQFPGSQIPDSFSNLTQLTFLYLSENGFNGSIPSLLSNLQHLTHLDLSFNAFTGSFPSFLSNLHHLVYLDLAQNKLSGQIPNAFDRLTNLQSLGLSNNNFQRKLPSSLFALTQLSSLDCSNNEIEGPLPNKVAFLNLTKLSLQGNLLNGTIPQWALSLKSLRYLDLSYNRFRGHISEITSYSLEYLDLCNNELQGNFPESIFHLVNLTHLCLSSDNWSGIVHFSMFSKLQNLEYLCLSGCSSLWLKSETSVNYTFSSLRVLQLLSSNITGWSKFSGKFPKLYSLELYNNSLQEKVPKWIHGMDSLFYLNLSHNNFTSMVHFPWYQLVFLDLSFNSMADDISSFFCNATFLQVINLSHNKFTGTFPQCLANSSSLWDLDLQMNKLHGTLPDTFQYLTTLNLNGNQFEGLLPKSLSKCSRLVDLNFGNNQFEDTFPNWLQNLSKLEILVLRGNKLYGHIANLKSENIFPSLIIFDISCNNFSGSLPKAYIQNFRAMKIVDDDVRSHMSYIQTYWAISGDTTEEYDNSMIATIKSISLTFKKIPDGFAIIDLSENKFEGEIPDDFGELGALIGLNLSHNSLIGPIPCSLGNLTKLESLDLSSNMLTGDIPTELANLNFLEVLNLSQNQLVGPIPRGKQFDTFSNDSYEGNMGLCGLPLSVQCNNNVPLQQYPSSEAEDKFGFGWKPVAIGYACGMVVGIGLGYCVFSIGKPEWLVVLFGGKRTKRRSRGNRRRARTTLFQLFVVM